The Camelina sativa cultivar DH55 chromosome 18, Cs, whole genome shotgun sequence DNA window NNNNNNNNNNNNNNNNNNNNNNNNNNNNNNNNNNNNNNNNNNNNNNNNNNNNNNNNNNNNNNNNNNNNNNNNNNNNNNNNNNNNNNNNNNNNNNNNNNNNNNNNNNNNNNNNNNNNNNNNNNNNNNNNNNNNNNNNNNNNNNNNNNNNNNNNNNNNNNNNNNNNNNNNNNNNNNNNNNNNNNNNNNNNNNNNNNNNNNNNNNNNNNNNNNNNNNNNNNNNNNNNNNNNNNNNNNNNNNNNNNNNNNNNNNNNNNNNNNNNNNNNNNNNNNNNNNNNNNNNNNNNNNNNNNNNNNNNNNNNNNNNNNNNNNNNNNNNNNNNNNNNNNNNNNNNNNNNNNNNNNNNNNNNNNNNNNNNNNNNNNNNNNNNNNNNNNNNNNNNNNNNNNNNNNNNNNNNNNNNNNNNNNNNNNNNNNNNNNNNNNNNNNNNNNNNNNNNNNNNNNNNNNNNNNNNNNNNNNNNNNNNNNNNNNNNNNNNNNNNNNNNNNNNNNNNNNNNNNNNNNNNNNNNNNNNNNNNNNNNNNNNNNNNNNNNNNNNNNNNNNNNNNNNNNNNNNNNNNNNNNNNNNNNNNNNNNNNNNNNNNNNNNNNNNNNNNNNNNNNNNNNNNNNNNNNNNNNNNNNNNNNNNNNNNNNNNNNNNNNNNNNNNNNNNNNNNNNNNNNNNNNNNNNNNNNNNNNNNNNNNNNNNNNNNNNNNNNNNNNNNNNNNNNNNNNNNNNNNNNNNNNNNNNNNNNNNNNNNNNNNNNNNNNNNNNNNNNNNNNNNNNNNNNNNtgagtagttttctttgctagattaggggtttcaaaaggggtttcatgggttagcaacagaacacaaatagggctttatataatcgattgtcttcactattgttagacttaatgcttaggttgatttgatcacccaatctatgattctaggtttatctattcatcaaaagtgtaataggttgctagaaaagacattagtgggcaaattatcctagacctgcgaaagttgatgtgtaggtgatttgtgaacttatcattcctgttctttaatgcttgtctgcgattctgggctcaaacgacagtttagggtttatggaccgccgagcatgtgctccggatgtctgagcatgtgctccgcgtttccgcacagaatcgatcagatagagttattgataccacgacagtggatcagtttatatttatgtttgagttctagactggtacttaatctatgccctgaatagttgtttagttgctatctctgaaattcccgagaattatccctgatctagtgttttgcttattgcctttttataccgttttaatcgcgttattgttaccaaacaaacccaacttcgaattgtcttagcttgaaattgaaccaataaaaccatagagtaaaacttggtcttcgtgggattcgacccctaagtactacttctttgttgtgcacttgcagtaggaaaatagggtttaaaattCTGTGTATCAAGGAACTGGGAAAACCTTTGTATATAATACACTGTCTGCTGCACTTAGACTAAGAGGGTCCATAGTACTCAACGTCGCCTCAAGTGGAATAGTATCTTTACTGTTAGCAGGAGGCAGAACAGCTCACTCTAGGTTTGGTATCCCATTAAACCCTCATGAGTTTAGCGTATGTAATATTAAAGCTGGAACAGATCATGCAAATTTAGTGGAGGAAGCATCTTTAATTATCTGGGATGAAGCTCCAATGATGAGTAAGCATTGCTTTGAGTCATTGGATAGATGTTTGAGTGATATTATTAAGTATGGAGGGAACAATCCTTTTGGTGGTAAAGTTGTTGTAtttggaggtgatttcagacaGGTTTTGCCTGTCATATAGGGTGGCAGACGTGCAGAGATATGTATGGCGGCGTTAAATGCATCTTATATTTGGGATAGCTGTAGATTTTTAAAGCTGACAAAAAATATGGGTCTAAACGCTCCTGATTTGAGTCCTTCTGCGGCTAGAGATATCAAAGAATTTTCTGACTGGATTCTGGCTGTTGGTGATGGAAAAATTTCAGAGCCTAATGATGGAGAAGTTATGATTGATATTCCGGATGAGTTTCTAATAACTGAAGCTGATGATCCTATTGAAGCAATAAGCAGAGAAGTTTATGGAGATCCAACAAAATTGAAGGATGAAAAAGATCCGAAGTTCTTCCAAAAGAGAGCTATTTTATGTCCAACCAATGAAGATGTGTGCATAATCAATGAATATATGCTTGACCAACTAGATGGTTAGTAAGGTTTTCACTTCTTATCGGTTTGTTAATCTTATTGGTAATCTCAAATTCACTAATCACATTTATATGAATGTAGGTGAAGAACGAATTTACCTAAGTTCAGATTCTATAGATCCATCCGACACTCGCTCAGCCACCAATCCTGTGATGACTCCTGAATTCTTAAACAGTATGAAGGTTTCTGGAATTCCAAATCATAGAATCAGGTTGAAAGTAGGATGTCCAGTTATGCTTCTTCGAAACATTGATGCAAGGGGTGGCTTAATGAATGGTACTAGGTTACAGATTACTCAAATGGCAGAGTTTGTTCTAGAAGCTATTATTATAACGGGTGATAGAGTTGGAGATAAAGTCTTGATTCCACGGATAATGCTAACACCGTCAGATACCAAGCTTCCTTTTAAGATGAGGAGAAGACAACTCCCCTTAGCTGTTGCTTTTGACATGACCATAAACAAAAGTCAGGGACAGTCTCTTCAAAACGTTGGTCTATATTTACCCAGACCATGTTTCTCTCACGGCCAGCTGTATGTTGCTCTCTCTAGAGTAACTTCTAAGAAAGGATTAAAGATCCTTATTGTTGACAAGGATGGGAATCCGCAGAAGAAGACAATGAATGTAGTGTTCAAAgaagttttcaaaaacctttAGAGTTCAGCGGAGAAAGGGTAATGGATCATGGGTACTAGGTTTTTTACATAATCGATGCAATTATATAAAATCGTTGAGTGTGTTTCAGATGTATGTTTAATCATGTTTCCTACATTTTGTTACAGGGGCTTATTATGAGAAAACCGATAAGGATAAAGCTGATTATGTTGGAAAGACAGAAGTTCTGAAATGGGTTACATGTAAGGAGTATTATGGTGTGAAGGTTGAAGCAAGTGTAGGCAGAAAGTTGAAAGGGAATGTGACAAGAACATAGATGTCAGATGGTTGCAGCCAACAATCCATTTTTTCATCTATTGATCCGATTACTTTGGAGACTTATTTctgtttcaaaattttagttttcaataAAATCCAAATGCTTAAGTAAGCATTGGGACAGAGTTTTCAATTAGGTGGAAAATTTGTTATCTCATAAGCTAttgaataataatacaaaagttCTATTCCGTTCAAGTAACTCCTACTTCTTAAGTCTGAAATATCTATAGATATGAagataaagtaaaaaattactAACCGATTGACATAGATAATAGAGTTCTCATCTAAGCACGTCTATGATGAACCCCCATACTCCACCAACTTTAAAATTTACCTGCATATCACAGACTTTGTTAGAATAAGCTTTACTAAACAAAAAACCTAACATAACAAAACTAGCAAAATGAAACTTCTAATAGATTTCATCATAGAGCTTACTGGAATTACAAACTCATCAACGATTTTCCAGTAACTTTTCCATAAACAAACACCAACATTAACTGGGCTATGTTTGTGATTCAGACCAAGTATTTACCTATACACATATGCAAAATTGGCAATTACAAATATGAAGAGCTTAGTATCGGATGGTGGTTGAGCTCTGTTTGTGATTCAGACAGAGGATTTACCTTTACACATATGCAaaatttgcaattaaaaatatgaagagCTTATACAAAAAATGCAAAGTATCGGATGGTGGCTGACCTCTGTTTGTGATTCAGACCAAGGATTTACCTATACACCTATGCAaaatttgcaattaaaaatatgaagagcttagacaaataaaatctttaatgaatattgtaacACAGTCTTATCTgtaaatatcttcttcttcgctagTGTCGGTTATAACTGGATCTATAGAACAAATAAATGAAGTCAGACAATGTATTTTAAAAGGGATTGGTAAACAAAATGTGTAAGAACAATCAGATACAAGATCTAATCTATTAACAAATTGTAGCGGAAATTATACTATTTACAATCGTATTGGATCAAataactacaatttttttttctgggcaaacatgaaaagaaatttCTGGATATCGGAAATAATTGTCAACAAATGAAACAaagtttatgaaaataaatagtatGAACATGAAAGTATCCACATATAAACATAGAATATTACCCAAACTCTTCGATAAATTAATGAAAACTGAATTAGAAAATTTGAATCTTACCATATAATGATACAAATTAAATGTTTGTTGTTCACATACAAATCTCTGCTTACCTAATCGATATTGGTTCtgatattttcttaaactaggAAAGGGGTTCGATGCTAAACACGATTGATATAAAGATTTGGGTACGAAAAGAGCAATACCTATCAGTCGGtgtttttctgtaaaaaatTATACCTTTTCATCTTCTCTATTATTTACGTGACTTCCCACAGGTTGATCGTGGGTCATTCAATTCAAAATCGATGCCCAATTGGGCATTGTACGTCAGTTTTTATgtgaaataaccaaaaaagagGTAATGTAAATTATGGGCCTAAAGTTTATTAAAACTGATCCATAAAATCTCATCATAATGGGATTTGgtaaagaaaactaaacccaaGAATCTATGCATCAATGCAAGAAGGCAAATATGCAATATGCAACAATTACGAAGAAACTACAAACAGAAACAGTACTACCACAAAATGATATTACAACTATGCAATACaagttttttagaaaaaacttataaaaacatCCCCGCACGTACGTACGGGTCCAGATCTAGTACTAGTATAAGAGTAATTTGTGATCGATTTGAGGCAAAACATTACAAAGAGGttgtaaaaacaatttttttaaaaaattcaggaaggatttcATGAAATTCATGAAGACTTTCCTAAACATATTTACTGATTTCAATATTTATCATAGGATATGCAAGATTTTTTCCAACAATTGTCTCATTGCCTAAGCTCCAGCTCAAGATAAGGAAAAGCCTAAATCAGATATTTTAGGAAGGTTTTCATGAAATTCATGAAGACTTTCCTAAACATATTTACTGATTTCAATATTTATCATAGGATATGCAAGATTTTTTCCAACAATTGTCTCATTGCCTAAGCTCCAGCTCAAGATAAGGAAGAGCCTAAATCAGATTTTTTAGGAAGGATTTGATAATATTTAGGaagatacaaaatcaaatagttagtcttatatatacataaaatatcaGGATGtgtaccaaaaaaatcaaatatccaCCACTAAATGGAATAATATGTGAGACATTGaggtaaaacataaattaaaagattcaaaaactcatttaaaaaaatttaggaaaaaatcCATAATATTTAGGAAGACATCTTTGATTTTAGGAATGGTTTCCTAAATATTCAGAAATCTCAAAACCATGATAACCAAAACCGGAAGATCAGAACCATTATAGATTCATGAACCATAAttcagttttgttgtttttgtctggATTAACCACTTGAACGTAAGTTTCTTGTCCATGataccaaaattcaaaattttctgtTCTTTCCAAGTTCCAGGATTGTCCAAAAATATCAAGATCCCTGACCATGTCCCTCTCAATTCACATTTGTGTTGCGTTAAGAAACCGAAAAAGCTAAGATTTGTTCAGGTTTTAATGacacttatttttgtttatttttgccTGTAAATATGTGAAAACTAGAGAGTACAATGTAGTTAGTAGCAGTGTAGTGGTAAAATCTGGAAACAGCTATATCACGTTTTTCTCCTTAAGCAGAGCCACGTGAGATTCACGCCCCACCGTAACATAGAAGAAACTTGAAGGAGAAGAATAAGCCCAGCTCGATAACGAAGATTATGTACGGTGATGTAAGGATCGTCGCCGTCTCATGAAAGAAGTTCTCTATGCTCGTCATCATCTCACCGCCGCTCACACCAATTACTGTCAATCTCTTTGTCTCACTGGATTTGCTCTCTCCTCATTCGTCTGCCCGCCGATGAGTCTCTCCATCCTTCATCCTCCATACTTTCGATTCGAAAATAAACAAGGGAATGGATGCTTGCTTTCGTCTCTCCCACCAGATCTGAAGCACTTGAATTCATATTGGTCCAGATTTTGAGATTAATTGAACAATGGAGATGGTGAAATTGGGGATGTACCGTTATGTAATCGGTGGTGTGGTTGTTCAGAAAATCTCAATTTTATGATTCCAGTTCAGAaaatttgttcttcttcagTGCTGGTCTTTTTAATTCGCAACCTCAATGTCGTttagacgaagaagatgatgaattgGTCGAGAATGAGATTATAAAAGcgtgattaattttaatacttttaaagtaaagtAGTGATATTATTACTTTACATTTGAAGCCCAATTAACCCAATAAAATagtacaacaaaaaaaacaaattgggttaataagtgatatgtgtGCAACACGTGTAATACGTATATAATGTGAGAAAGAACACACGACCGATTCATCACCGCCTTTCACACCGGAGCTGAAACGCCGACCATATCTAAAAATTTCCGGTGAGAAAATAGCCTAATAACCACGAGGATCCATCAGATTACAGCTTTTgactccagaaatcaccaagtaGAATCCATGATTCTTGACAAGAGAAAGATAAGTTTTCCAAACGTTCCCACAAATGATGGTGTTTACTTTGCATAGGGTGTCCATAGACgcaagaaaaatataagttattattattatgtgacACTAATACATCAATGAGTCGTTCATCCTTTGAAATTAAGGATAAAGACACATCATTTTTCCACATCAAAGCTAAGCCTCCGCTCCTGCCTTGAGGGGGCTGAATAATTATGTTAGAAAATCCTAGATCATCCTTAATATTAGTTACAACATCAGAATTGTTCAGAatttcagaaagaaagagaatatcACACTTAGTTATAAGACACATCCTAGATTGTCGAGATTGTGTCAGCGGCAACCCAAAGCCCTGACAATTCCAAGAGAGAATCGTCATATTGGATCTGGGGGTACCAAACCCCCCGCGCCTCCATCGAATCTTTTGTAAACCGAACAGGTGCTTCCAGTTGAatcatgtctttttttcttgtgaagTTGGCTCAGGACCACCAACTCCACTGCAGCTTCAACTTTGTTGAAGACGATCTCAAACTGCACTCTTTCCCTCTTTAGAAAGGCGAATTCTCTCAGAGCATTATCGGTTGTTTCAGCGAACATGTCCAAGCTGTCAGTAGGATTGACCAAACTGTTGACATACTTAGCATGAATATAGCTCATTCGTTCAGCAGTGAGGTCTTTATCTGTAAATAGACTGGGAAGACTTTATCTATAAATAGACTGGGAAGACCAGAAGAAACCATGTTCTGAGGAACATATCTATGACCAGTAGTTTGTGGTGGTGGCATCTGAATACCAGGAATAAATGTCGTTGGATCAATGGAGGGCAGAGAAGAAGCGTCTTAAATATTGTTGTCACCATCAAGATGATTATCTCTTCACTATCATCATCAGATTCCTTTGCCTCATTGACATCAAAGAACAAAGGGCATTGTTTTGTATCATGATTAAGAGACCCACATTTTGTGCAGAAGTTCCTAAGTCTCTCATATCAGAACTTTAACACAGTGTTCTCATCAACACCAAACCTAAAGTTTTTCTAGAAGCGTAAAGGTGCATCTATGTTCCAATCAATCCTAACCCTCACCGCTCCAACTTGATTGACATTCTAATTATCGTCAACTTCAGATACATGTCCTAATTGATTTCCATATTCCCCTAGCCATTGCATTAGTGAGATAGAGAATCGGAATACCTTGAATTTGGACTCAAAACGGGATGATTTTCATATCAGTCTCACTGATATTTGAGAACCAACGATGAGTAGTGACCATCTAATCATTAAAGGACCAGGGACCCCTACGAAGCACTAGATTCATTGACTCCTCAAACTGTAAGTGAAATTGTACGCGTCCTCCATCTAGAAGGCAACCAACACAAGCATCAACAAATCCCCAAACCCAAGGCATCTCGCGAATTAGAGCCCGCAAATTTTGTTTCATGGGTTAACTGGCGTAACCACCAAAGAGTAATGATTCACCGACGCCGCTCGGGAACAGAACTCTGAAGTCAGAGAGATAGGGGCTTCTTCAATACCCAAATCAAAGTCTTGCACAGATTTTCTCAGAAAGTCACTCATGATTGTAGTGAACGATTGCGGAAAAATGAAATTGGAAGTGATAGAAAAATATTGGGGATGAAGGTTTATATAGCAACAGATCCATGGCGATTTTGGAAGACGGTTAACTCCTGCGAAAGGGAGAGACAAATAACTGTCAGAAAAAACTTCGGAGAAACAAACTTCGGAGAAATGACCCCCAATATCAAACAAGGGGGGATTATCGGTCAGAAACAAACTTCGGAGAAATGACCGGTATGAACAGTGGCAAAAATCGCTGCCAAAGAAATTGCCTAGCGAGAGAGACGACATCTCTTTAATTTAGTCtattgataacaaaaaaagtaataacTAATTTAAACTGTAGTTATCTAGACTGAGccaaaataatattctaaaaattgAAGACCACTTattaaaactctataaatactttgtaaactattatataattttgcgaaacttataaaatatcttataaaatcttataaatacttGGATCGACTCTCTAAGTAATAATTACCATCCAAaagtaatttataaaatttataagactttataaatttttaagaattaatgagaagtatttttgaaaatgaattgGTGAACGAggcatttttgaaaaaaggaCATACCAAAAATGACGTTTTTCAAAAATCCcctatacagtaaaacctctataaattaatactctataaattaataaacactataaattaataaattttactagTCCTAagtcgggacagtgtaaaaattaacaaaattcgataagataataagataatattttttttgaaatccccatgtaaaatatagttccaataatatcataaattaataatcatgtaaatatatatatatgtatatgctgatatagtaaagtatgtttctcttaaaccttatatatataaaaaaattgttatgttgtatcttcaaactataatgatataaaatattctataacatttcataaaacagctaaaactttttaaaattttcaatttctaaatatgcatcatttacatttttatagtttgatagactattaaaatacgagaattgatattcttattcataaatttgaatatttatgtcatatgtataagtgaatttgtctataatatttgtaattcattgtcaataatattttttaattatttcaaattcaattccaataccataaaatttacaacatccaaaattctaatcttattttgcaaaaattgtctcaattcatagttttttaaaaattaaacaattaaaaatatacctataaattaataattattaatttacactataaaataataattattaatttatagataaattaatatcactataaattaataaaatgtcttggtcccaatattattaatttatagaggttttactgtatttgacttaaaatttgaaatttaaagcAAAATCAAATCTGTGCAAACGGTTCATATTAGATAATGTTTTactttgcatattatttttttataaaccaaaaacctaaaaaccaaaaaaattctatataCCTAAAAAATATTctgattgacaaaaaaactaattttaaagaaatacaaatgaaTTCCTAAAATCTGATTAAATAcgacttatttttttatatattttaggcAAAACCATATGGacagtttttaaatttaaatactgTATTTTTAAATCAAGATACTTATGGAAATATGAAGACTAAAACAGAAAATCCTTGTACTATTTTAAGTAACGTGAGTGAAAGAATAAAGtatgattttcttgattttgtgcTTTCATTTTTCTGATTGTCTTGATTTTATTATCAACAAGGAAAGAATAATTTATTTCTGACACACAAAAAGCCCTTGATTAAAGACTTACCGTGgaataaaagaaaggaatgtaaaatataagaATAGTACTGGGAGAAAATAATTCAcgcgttatttataaatttcaggTTAATTATTCTAATCCCATATATATTACCTGAGCAAGAGAGCATGAAACAGCAAATTTTGATACTTAGCGAGCTTAGGTTTTTCAGACAAAAAGAGTAATAACAATGCAAGTGATACCGCCGGAAATTAAAAAGATCTTAGACAAATGGAACATAAGAGGACTTGTGATAATGTCTTTGCTGTTCCAAACGTCTCTTATCTTCCTCGCGCCGCTGCGGAAACGCACATCAAAGAAGTGGCTCGCTGTAGTTCTGTGGACCGCGTATCTTTTAGCGGATTGGACGGCTAATTATGCGGTGTCTCAGATCACTAAGAACCAAGGGAAGGAACCAGAACCTGGTGATCCtccaaaaaacaagaagctaCTTGCTTTGTGGGCACCGTTCTTGCTGTTGCATCTTGGTGGTCCGGACACCATTACCGCATTGGCTCTTGAGGATAATGCCTTATGGCAACgtcatttgtttggccttgtcTCTCAAGCGCTTGCAGGTAACTAAATACATTTTATGTACATTAATTGGTTGAAGGTTAAACACTATTTATTACTGATCAAGTAATATATAGTAGATGATATCTATTTTAGCATGTAAGGTTATATATGTAGAATGGTAAATAAACATTCCTTACTAAATACTCAGTAAGGTACGGTGTAAGTGTGTAAcgtattatattgtttttgtgaAAGAAGTTTTTATTTGAGTTACCCAATAGTAATCAATCCTTAAATCTGATAATTAACCAACATAAATAAAACCGTTAATTAAgactacaaagtacaaaccaaGTACTACTTACTTTAAACTATAAGTTGGTTCTTCTTATGATATATAATTTCCATGTCGTGTTCAGGTGTTTATGCGGTGGTGCAATCTTTGGAAAACGTATTATGGCCACCAATCGTACTTTTATTCATCACCGGAACGATAAAATACGTGGAGAGGACACGAGCATTGTACTCGGCGA harbors:
- the LOC104763087 gene encoding ATP-dependent DNA helicase PIF1-like produces the protein MGLNAPDLSPSAARDIKEFSDWILAVGDGKISEPNDGEVMIDIPDEFLITEADDPIEAISREVYGDPTKLKDEKDPKFFQKRAILCPTNEDVCIINEYMLDQLDGEERIYLSSDSIDPSDTRSATNPVMTPEFLNSMKVSGIPNHRIRLKVGCPVMLLRNIDARGGLMNGTRLQITQMAEFVLEAIIITGDRVGDKVLIPRIMLTPSDTKLPFKMRRRQLPLAVAFDMTINKSQGQSLQNVGLYLPRPCFSHGQLYVALSRVTSKKGLKILIVDKDGNPQKKTMNVVFKEVFKNL